The following proteins are encoded in a genomic region of Buchnera aphidicola (Aphis nerii):
- a CDS encoding Fe-Mn family superoxide dismutase — protein MAYSLPSIPYLYNSLEPYFDEVTMKIHHTQHHQNYINNTNAILKDTAFSSLSIEELISIFNEISLENKNALRNNAGGHINHSFFWKSLKINTVLNNSIKSILEKSFGSFESFKNQFENVAMQHFGSGWVWLVNQDEKLNIVSTINQDNPLMGKLISNTYGDPILGLDLWEHAYYLKYQNRKSDYIKAFWNVVNWDEVDNRLQK, from the coding sequence ATGGCTTATTCTTTACCTTCGATACCTTATTTATATAATTCTTTAGAGCCTTATTTTGACGAAGTAACAATGAAAATTCATCATACACAACATCATCAAAATTACATCAACAATACTAATGCTATTTTAAAAGATACAGCTTTTTCTTCTCTTTCAATTGAAGAGTTAATATCTATATTCAATGAAATCAGTTTAGAAAATAAAAATGCATTACGTAATAATGCAGGTGGTCATATAAATCATAGTTTTTTTTGGAAATCTTTAAAGATAAATACTGTATTAAATAATAGTATAAAGTCTATATTAGAAAAAAGTTTTGGAAGCTTTGAATCTTTTAAAAATCAATTCGAAAATGTTGCTATGCAACATTTTGGTTCAGGTTGGGTTTGGTTGGTAAATCAAGATGAAAAACTCAATATAGTATCTACTATAAATCAAGATAATCCATTAATGGGGAAATTAATATCAAATACCTATGGTGATCCTATTTTAGGTTTAGATCTTTGGGAACATGCTTATTATTTAAAATATCAAAACAGAAAATCGGATTATATTAAAGCATTTTGGAATGTAGTAAATTGGGATGAAGTAGATAATCGTTTGCAAAAATAA
- the bamE gene encoding outer membrane protein assembly factor BamE, giving the protein MSYYYDFFGKNLCKLLGNNLLMNIQISKIKILLITLLLTSCSFLGNKNYNYRMNEFCLNLDEFKKNYKDMTREQIIYVFGSPIISDSFSDSYHYVFFEQSKKNICKKVTLNIFFKKNKVFYFNIE; this is encoded by the coding sequence ATGAGTTACTATTATGATTTTTTTGGAAAAAATTTATGTAAATTATTAGGAAACAATTTATTAATGAACATTCAAATTTCTAAAATAAAGATATTATTAATAACCCTTTTATTGACCAGTTGTTCATTTTTAGGTAATAAAAATTATAATTATAGGATGAATGAATTTTGTTTAAATTTAGATGAGTTTAAAAAAAATTATAAAGATATGACAAGAGAACAAATAATTTACGTATTTGGAAGTCCGATAATTTCTGATTCATTTAGTGATTCATATCATTATGTTTTTTTTGAACAGTCTAAAAAAAACATATGTAAAAAAGTAACATTAAATATTTTTTTTAAAAAAAATAAAGTTTTTTATTTTAATATTGAATAA
- the nadK gene encoding NAD(+) kinase yields the protein MKQYFNCIGIVGRPRQSNALITHEILYKWLIKRGYKVFIECDISKKLKLKNPKTATLIEIGQLCDLAIVIGGDGNLLCIARILAYFNIKIIGINRGNLGFLTDLNPDNRFKKLSEVLSGQYFIENRFLLDVKIYKKQKLYKSSIAVNEVVLHPKHVAHMIEFEVYIDEKFAFSQRSDGLIVSTPTGSTGYSLSAGGPIIVTSLEAILLIPMFPHTLSARPLVIRSDSVICLKFSNSEKDLKISCDSQIVFPVNKNEYILLQRSNYYLNLVHPKSYNYFKTLTSKLNWSKNFF from the coding sequence ATGAAGCAATATTTTAATTGTATCGGTATTGTTGGACGTCCTCGTCAATCTAATGCATTAATAACACATGAGATACTTTATAAATGGTTAATTAAAAGAGGTTATAAAGTTTTTATTGAATGTGATATTTCTAAAAAGTTAAAGTTAAAAAACCCAAAAACTGCTACATTAATAGAAATTGGTCAACTTTGCGATTTAGCTATAGTAATTGGTGGAGATGGAAATTTATTGTGCATAGCTCGAATTTTAGCATATTTTAATATTAAAATCATTGGTATTAATCGAGGAAATTTAGGTTTTTTAACAGATTTAAATCCTGATAATCGATTTAAAAAACTTTCAGAAGTATTATCTGGACAGTATTTTATAGAAAATCGTTTTTTATTAGATGTAAAGATTTATAAAAAACAAAAGCTTTATAAATCTAGTATAGCTGTTAATGAAGTTGTTTTACATCCTAAACATGTTGCTCATATGATTGAATTTGAAGTTTATATTGATGAAAAATTTGCTTTTTCACAACGTTCAGATGGTTTAATTGTTTCAACTCCTACTGGTTCTACAGGTTATTCATTATCAGCGGGAGGGCCTATTATAGTAACTTCTTTAGAAGCTATATTATTAATACCTATGTTTCCTCATACTTTATCAGCTCGACCTTTGGTGATTAGAAGTGATAGCGTAATTTGTTTAAAATTTTCTAATTCAGAAAAAGATTTAAAAATTAGTTGTGATAGTCAAATAGTATTTCCTGTTAATAAAAATGAATATATTTTACTACAAAGAAGCAATTACTATTTAAATCTTGTACATCCTAAAAGTTATAATTATTTTAAAACTTTAACTTCAAAATTAAATTGGTCTAAAAATTTTTTTTAA
- the pth gene encoding aminoacyl-tRNA hydrolase: MIVGLSNPKNKYHHTRHNVGSWYIYSLAKRFDKSLREEKKFLGFTTSINVHSNNVKLFIPNVFMNINGSAIYKIAVFYNINLNEILIAHDDLDLESGIVKLKYSYGHSGHNGLRSVINNFNIKTDFYRFRIGIGRPKNKTEIPSFVLSEPIIQEINLINMSIQNAIEQTYALLTSNL, encoded by the coding sequence ATGATTGTAGGATTATCTAATCCTAAAAATAAATATCACCATACACGTCATAATGTAGGATCTTGGTATATTTATTCTTTAGCAAAACGTTTTGATAAATCATTAAGAGAAGAAAAAAAATTTCTTGGTTTTACTACTTCTATTAATGTACATTCAAATAATGTTAAATTATTTATACCTAATGTTTTTATGAATATAAATGGTAGCGCAATATATAAAATAGCTGTTTTTTATAATATTAATTTAAATGAAATATTAATAGCACATGATGATTTAGATTTAGAATCTGGAATAGTAAAGTTAAAATATAGTTATGGACATAGTGGTCATAACGGACTTAGAAGTGTTATTAATAATTTTAATATAAAAACAGATTTTTATAGGTTTAGAATTGGCATTGGTCGACCAAAAAATAAGACGGAAATACCATCTTTTGTTCTTTCAGAACCTATAATACAAGAAATTAACTTAATTAACATGTCTATTCAAAATGCTATTGAACAAACTTATGCATTATTAACTAGTAATTTATAG
- the thrC gene encoding threonine synthase — MKLYNLKNHSEQVNFETAIKLGLGQQQGLFFPVEIPIITPFELSEMLKMDFITRSTEILYKFIDNEISKKVLYEHVKKAFSFKKPLKVSINQNISCFELFHGPTLAFKDFGARFMAQMIFFLNKKNENFTILTATSGDTGAAVAHAFYKMKNIRVIILYPKGKISSLQEQLFCTLGENITTISINGSFDDCQNLVKKAFDDKKLKESIGLNSANSINISRLLAQICYYFEAFSLISEKERKKLVIAVPCGNFGNLTAGLLAKSLGLPIKSFIACTNSNDTVPRFLKNKQWQPKKTISTISNAMDISQPNNWPRIEELFRRNNWDLSDLRFGSVSDKSTKEAIKELFELGYTSEPHAAIAYRLLTNQLKENEYGLFLGTAHPSKFKDTVEKIVKSSITLPNEIKSRMDLPLLSYNINPDFNKLKEFLLNK, encoded by the coding sequence ATGAAACTTTATAATTTAAAAAATCATAGCGAACAAGTTAATTTTGAAACTGCCATCAAACTTGGACTGGGACAACAACAAGGATTATTTTTCCCAGTAGAAATACCAATTATTACACCTTTTGAATTATCAGAAATGCTAAAAATGGACTTTATTACAAGAAGTACTGAAATACTCTATAAATTTATTGATAATGAAATATCTAAAAAAGTATTATATGAACATGTAAAAAAAGCATTTTCATTTAAAAAACCATTAAAAGTTTCAATTAATCAAAATATAAGTTGTTTCGAATTATTTCATGGACCAACATTAGCATTTAAAGATTTTGGAGCTCGTTTTATGGCTCAAATGATTTTTTTTCTAAATAAAAAAAATGAAAATTTTACTATTTTAACTGCAACATCAGGAGACACTGGTGCTGCAGTCGCGCATGCATTTTATAAAATGAAAAATATTCGAGTAATCATTTTATATCCAAAAGGAAAAATTAGTTCATTACAAGAACAATTATTTTGTACTTTAGGGGAAAACATAACAACAATATCAATTAATGGAAGTTTTGATGACTGTCAGAATTTAGTTAAAAAAGCTTTTGATGATAAAAAATTAAAAGAATCAATAGGTTTAAATTCTGCTAATTCTATTAATATTAGTCGATTATTAGCTCAAATATGTTATTATTTTGAAGCTTTTTCATTAATTTCAGAAAAAGAAAGAAAAAAATTAGTTATAGCCGTTCCATGTGGTAATTTTGGAAATTTAACAGCTGGATTATTAGCAAAATCTCTTGGTTTACCAATTAAATCTTTTATAGCATGTACAAATTCTAACGATACTGTTCCAAGATTTTTAAAAAATAAACAATGGCAACCAAAAAAAACTATATCTACAATTTCTAATGCTATGGATATTAGTCAACCAAATAATTGGCCAAGAATTGAAGAGTTATTTCGTAGAAATAATTGGGATTTAAGTGATTTAAGATTTGGTAGCGTATCAGATAAAAGCACAAAAGAAGCCATTAAAGAACTTTTTGAATTAGGATATACTTCAGAACCACATGCTGCGATTGCATATCGATTATTGACTAATCAACTCAAAGAAAATGAGTATGGTTTATTTTTAGGTACAGCACATCCATCAAAATTTAAAGACACTGTCGAAAAAATTGTAAAAAGTAGTATTACTTTACCAAATGAAATTAAATCTCGAATGGATTTACCCTTATTATCTTATAACATAAATCCAGATTTTAACAAACTTAAAGAGTTTTTATTAAATAAATAA
- the thrA gene encoding bifunctional aspartate kinase/homoserine dehydrogenase I, translating to MKILKFGGTSLANAEKFLCVADIIEKNKNNEQVAIVLSAPAKITNYLVNIAENNIDINKILKNINLAENIFIEIIENIKKIESKFLYKETKKTIKIEFNKLKKTIDSIKILKKYPEKVQAIIMSIGEILSIHIMKNVLKSREHQITIINPIKNMISIGTFLNSKININESKKCINKININKNHIILMPGFIAGNEQGELVILGRNGSDYSAAVLACCLNAQLCEIWTDVDGVFTSDPKKISNTVLLKSISYEETMELSYFGAKVLHPRTIEPLKDFNIPCVIKNTYNIQSQGTLICKKNTFDEKILKGVTNLDNITMFTLSGILLRQNNNVIQKIFNLISEENINIILITKSSSKNNFSFCTQDKDRQKILILINKAFKLEFKENLLNNINITNDLSILSVVGFNISKKHDIASKIFYALGKSKINILAISQGSSKHSISIVIKKEKILQSMQNVHNALFCNKKIINVFLIGVGGVGKELIKQILQQKNFLAHKNIEIKIRTIANSKKILFLNDLMELQDWETHLKNSKEKFNLKILNKLLEDNSFLNSVLIDCTSDDILSKQYVNFLSKGFHVVTSNKKANTSSLKYYNDIRQTELKEHKKFLYETNVGAGLPVLQTLRNLINTGDDLICFKGILSGSLSFIFGKLEENILLSDATKKAKDLGFTEPNPYDDLSGIDVARKLLILAREVGYKVELKDIEIEQILPEKFKKYKNTKEFLDKLKEIDIPFMEKVKKAKNSGKVLRFVGTIEKKGRCSVKIEEIHIDNPLYKVKNGENALTFYTNYYQPIPLVLRGYGAGNNVTASGVFSDLLRTIL from the coding sequence ATGAAAATATTAAAATTTGGTGGCACTTCATTAGCTAATGCAGAAAAATTTTTATGTGTAGCTGATATTATAGAAAAAAATAAAAATAACGAACAAGTTGCTATAGTTCTTTCAGCTCCAGCTAAGATAACGAACTATTTAGTTAATATTGCTGAAAACAATATTGATATTAATAAAATATTAAAAAACATTAATCTTGCAGAAAACATATTTATTGAAATAATAGAAAATATTAAAAAAATAGAATCTAAATTTTTATACAAAGAAACAAAAAAAACAATAAAGATAGAATTTAATAAATTAAAAAAAACTATAGATAGTATTAAAATACTAAAAAAATATCCTGAAAAGGTACAAGCTATTATAATGTCTATCGGAGAAATACTTTCGATTCATATTATGAAAAATGTATTAAAATCGAGAGAACATCAAATTACTATTATAAATCCTATTAAAAATATGATATCTATAGGAACTTTTTTAAATTCTAAAATAAATATAAATGAATCTAAAAAATGCATTAATAAAATAAATATCAATAAAAATCATATTATTTTAATGCCAGGATTTATTGCAGGTAACGAACAAGGTGAATTAGTAATATTAGGAAGAAATGGATCAGATTATTCTGCAGCAGTATTAGCATGTTGTTTAAATGCTCAGTTATGTGAAATTTGGACTGATGTTGACGGTGTATTCACTTCAGATCCAAAAAAAATATCTAATACTGTTTTATTAAAGTCAATATCATATGAAGAAACAATGGAATTATCTTATTTTGGGGCGAAAGTTTTACATCCACGAACTATTGAACCACTTAAAGATTTTAATATTCCTTGCGTAATTAAAAATACTTATAATATTCAATCTCAAGGTACATTAATTTGTAAAAAGAATACATTCGATGAAAAAATTCTGAAAGGTGTAACTAATTTAGATAATATTACAATGTTTACATTATCTGGTATTTTACTAAGACAAAATAATAATGTAATACAAAAAATATTTAATTTAATTTCGGAAGAAAATATTAATATTATATTAATTACTAAGTCATCATCAAAAAATAATTTTAGCTTTTGTACGCAAGATAAAGACAGACAAAAAATTCTTATTTTAATTAATAAAGCATTTAAATTAGAATTTAAAGAAAATCTATTAAATAACATTAATATCACTAATGATTTATCCATATTATCTGTAGTTGGATTTAATATTTCTAAAAAACATGATATTGCTTCAAAAATTTTTTACGCTTTAGGAAAATCTAAAATTAATATTCTTGCAATTTCGCAGGGATCTTCAAAACATTCTATATCAATCGTGATTAAAAAAGAAAAAATTTTACAAAGTATGCAAAATGTACATAATGCATTATTTTGTAATAAAAAAATTATTAATGTTTTTTTAATTGGAGTAGGTGGGGTAGGAAAAGAATTAATTAAACAAATATTACAACAAAAAAATTTTTTAGCACATAAAAATATAGAAATAAAAATACGAACTATCGCAAATTCTAAGAAAATATTATTTTTAAATGATTTAATGGAATTACAAGATTGGGAAACACATTTAAAAAACTCAAAAGAAAAATTTAATCTTAAAATATTAAATAAATTATTAGAAGATAATTCTTTTTTAAATTCTGTTTTAATTGATTGTACTTCTGACGATATTTTATCTAAACAATATGTTAATTTTCTTTCAAAAGGATTTCATGTAGTTACATCAAACAAAAAAGCTAATACTAGTTCTTTAAAATATTATAATGATATTAGACAAACTGAATTAAAAGAACATAAAAAATTTTTATATGAAACCAATGTAGGTGCAGGATTGCCTGTTTTACAAACGTTACGAAATTTAATTAACACAGGTGATGATCTAATTTGCTTTAAAGGTATATTATCTGGTTCCTTGTCATTCATATTCGGAAAATTAGAAGAAAATATTTTATTATCAGATGCTACTAAAAAAGCTAAGGATCTAGGTTTTACAGAACCAAATCCGTATGATGATTTATCAGGCATAGATGTTGCGAGAAAATTATTAATATTAGCACGTGAAGTGGGATATAAAGTAGAATTAAAAGATATTGAAATTGAACAAATATTACCTGAAAAATTTAAAAAATATAAAAATACTAAAGAATTTCTAGATAAATTAAAAGAAATAGATATCCCTTTTATGGAAAAAGTTAAAAAAGCAAAAAATTCAGGGAAAGTACTACGTTTTGTTGGAACAATAGAAAAAAAAGGGAGATGTTCAGTAAAAATTGAAGAAATACATATAGATAATCCATTATATAAAGTTAAAAATGGCGAAAATGCACTGACATTTTATACAAATTATTATCAACCGATCCCTCTTGTTTTAAGAGGATATGGTGCTGGTAATAATGTTACTGCCTCTGGAGTATTTTCCGACCTACTACGTACAATATTATAA
- the thrB gene encoding homoserine kinase, whose translation MIKIYAPASIGNVGVGFDILGAAIEPINGDLLGDCVTIQLSENFELLNKGIFSNQLPVNNKQNIVWKCWYKFCRVINKNIPVSIVLEKNLPIGSGLGSSACSIVATLVAINEIFDNPLNKKELLSLMGEIEGEISGSIHYDNVAPSYLGGIQLILEDDDVISQQIPHFKTWFWIVAWPGIKLSTAEARKILPKKYTQDICIKNSRCLASFIHASYSQQSDLAAKCMKEFIAEPYRSKLLPDFLKNKEQIKKLGAISCGISGSGPTIFAISENIENAQKISLWLTKNYLQNKTGFVHICYIDTKGVRKIG comes from the coding sequence ATGATTAAAATTTATGCACCAGCTTCTATTGGTAACGTTGGAGTTGGATTTGATATTTTAGGTGCAGCCATTGAACCAATAAATGGTGATTTATTAGGTGATTGTGTAACAATACAATTATCAGAAAATTTTGAACTACTTAATAAAGGAATTTTTTCTAATCAATTACCTGTCAATAATAAACAAAACATTGTTTGGAAATGTTGGTATAAATTCTGTAGAGTAATTAATAAAAACATTCCAGTTTCTATAGTTTTAGAAAAAAATTTACCAATTGGTTCTGGACTTGGATCTAGTGCTTGTTCTATAGTTGCTACTTTGGTTGCAATTAATGAAATTTTTGATAACCCATTAAATAAAAAAGAACTACTATCTCTTATGGGCGAAATAGAAGGGGAAATATCAGGAAGTATTCATTATGATAACGTTGCTCCATCGTATCTTGGAGGGATTCAGTTAATCTTAGAAGATGATGATGTAATCAGTCAACAAATTCCACATTTTAAAACTTGGTTTTGGATCGTGGCTTGGCCAGGAATAAAATTATCTACTGCAGAAGCAAGAAAAATTTTACCTAAAAAATATACACAAGATATATGTATTAAAAACAGTCGTTGTTTAGCTAGTTTTATTCATGCTTCATACAGTCAACAATCTGATTTAGCAGCAAAATGTATGAAAGAATTTATAGCAGAACCATATCGTAGCAAACTATTACCTGATTTTTTAAAAAATAAAGAACAAATTAAAAAGTTAGGTGCGATAAGTTGTGGTATATCAGGATCAGGTCCAACCATTTTTGCTATTTCAGAAAATATTGAAAATGCCCAAAAAATATCTTTATGGTTAACAAAAAATTATTTACAAAATAAAACAGGATTTGTTCATATTTGTTATATAGATACAAAAGGTGTTCGAAAAATAGGATAA
- the rnt gene encoding ribonuclease T translates to MSTKKEFNLLNNRFRNFYPVVIDIETAGFNPKTDAILEIALITLKMDKLGWLHKANTLHFHIKPFKGSIINPNAIAFNKIDPFNPLRGAISEKLAIESILETVRNGIKQECCSKGIVVAHNANFDHNFLMSAIKRVQIKKNPFHEFVTFDTASLSALVVGETVLSKACKAIGLTFDNNQAHSALYDTLQTANLFCELVNRWKYLGGWPVNIKNKSILIQ, encoded by the coding sequence ATGTCTACAAAGAAAGAATTTAATCTACTAAATAATCGATTTCGCAATTTTTATCCTGTTGTTATCGATATCGAAACAGCTGGTTTCAATCCAAAAACCGATGCAATATTAGAAATTGCTTTAATAACTTTAAAAATGGATAAATTGGGATGGTTACATAAAGCAAATACACTTCATTTTCATATAAAACCTTTTAAAGGATCGATTATTAACCCCAATGCTATTGCATTTAATAAAATTGATCCATTTAATCCATTACGCGGCGCTATTAGCGAAAAATTAGCAATTGAATCAATATTAGAAACAGTAAGAAACGGAATAAAACAAGAATGTTGTAGTAAAGGTATTGTAGTAGCACATAATGCAAATTTTGATCATAATTTTTTAATGTCTGCAATAAAAAGAGTTCAAATTAAAAAAAATCCATTTCATGAATTTGTTACTTTTGATACAGCTTCGTTAAGTGCATTAGTTGTAGGCGAAACTGTTTTATCAAAAGCATGTAAAGCTATTGGATTAACATTTGATAATAATCAAGCTCATTCTGCACTTTACGATACTCTACAAACTGCAAATCTTTTTTGTGAATTAGTAAATCGTTGGAAATATTTAGGTGGCTGGCCAGTAAATATAAAAAATAAAAGTATTCTTATTCAATAA
- the ychF gene encoding redox-regulated ATPase YchF produces MGFKCGIIGLPNVGKSTLFNALTKGNSAIANFPFCTIKPNVGIISVPDTRIIELSKIISPKKIVTTYIEFVDIAGLVKGASKGEGLGNQFLSNIRDTQAIIHVVRCFKDDNISHVYNKIDPKNDVDIINSELILSDFDTCEKSILKLEKNLKHNRDEVEKKLFILNKCINHLKNFLMLKTLKLNETEKKIVSDFRFLTLKPTIYIANINENKESLILLNDLYEIGRKENSLVIPISSNLELDLAKMNEKEQKDFMKAFNIKNLALNKIIQNGYKMLDLITFFTVGVKEVHAWSIPNGSTSIQAAAKIHSDFSKGFIRAQIIKYLDFIQYKSEIKVKEMGKCKIEGKDYKIEDGDIVNFLFNI; encoded by the coding sequence ATGGGTTTTAAATGTGGCATTATAGGGCTTCCTAATGTTGGAAAATCTACTTTATTTAATGCCTTAACTAAAGGAAATTCTGCAATTGCAAATTTTCCTTTTTGTACTATTAAACCAAATGTTGGAATAATTTCAGTACCTGATACGCGTATTATCGAACTATCTAAAATTATTTCTCCTAAAAAAATAGTAACTACATATATAGAATTTGTTGATATTGCAGGTTTAGTTAAAGGCGCTTCTAAAGGTGAAGGTTTGGGAAATCAGTTTTTAAGTAATATTAGGGATACTCAAGCTATCATCCATGTTGTACGTTGTTTTAAAGATGATAATATTAGCCACGTTTATAATAAAATTGACCCCAAAAATGATGTAGATATAATTAATTCTGAACTTATATTATCTGATTTTGATACGTGTGAAAAATCTATATTAAAATTAGAAAAAAATTTAAAACATAATCGAGATGAAGTAGAAAAAAAATTATTTATTTTAAATAAATGTATAAATCATTTAAAAAATTTTTTAATGCTTAAAACATTAAAACTTAATGAAACAGAAAAAAAAATAGTTAGTGATTTTCGATTTTTAACTTTAAAGCCAACAATATATATTGCTAATATTAATGAAAACAAAGAATCTTTAATTTTATTAAATGATTTATATGAAATAGGAAGAAAAGAAAATTCCCTAGTTATACCTATTTCTTCCAACTTAGAATTAGATTTAGCAAAAATGAATGAAAAAGAACAAAAAGATTTTATGAAAGCTTTTAATATAAAAAACTTAGCATTAAATAAAATTATCCAAAATGGATACAAAATGCTTGATTTAATAACATTTTTTACAGTTGGTGTTAAAGAAGTTCATGCTTGGTCTATACCTAATGGTAGTACCAGTATTCAAGCAGCCGCAAAAATACATAGTGATTTTAGTAAAGGATTTATTCGTGCTCAAATTATTAAGTATTTAGATTTTATTCAATATAAAAGTGAAATTAAAGTTAAAGAAATGGGTAAATGTAAAATTGAAGGAAAAGATTATAAAATTGAAGATGGTGATATTGTCAATTTTTTATTTAATATTTAA
- the grxD gene encoding Grx4 family monothiol glutaredoxin translates to MDVIKKIERQIQDNIILIYMKGTPESPSCGFSAQAVQALSVCGEKFAYVDILEHEDIRRELPKYANWPTFPQVWIDGELVGGCSIIVDMLQTGELQKLVSKTIKKHKK, encoded by the coding sequence ATGGATGTCATTAAAAAAATAGAACGTCAAATTCAAGATAATATTATTTTAATTTACATGAAAGGAACACCTGAATCCCCTAGTTGTGGTTTTTCTGCTCAAGCTGTACAAGCACTTTCAGTATGTGGAGAAAAATTTGCATATGTTGATATTTTAGAACATGAAGATATTAGAAGAGAGCTTCCTAAATATGCAAATTGGCCTACTTTTCCTCAAGTATGGATAGATGGTGAATTAGTTGGAGGTTGTAGTATTATAGTAGACATGTTACAAACGGGAGAATTACAGAAATTAGTATCTAAAACAATAAAAAAACATAAGAAATAA